From the genome of Pseudomonas mohnii:
ACACCGGGCAACCAACGAGTGAAGTAGTAGATCACGCCAGGGAAAAACCCGGCTTCGGCCACACCCAACAGAAAACGCAGGACGTAGAAGTGGGTTTCGGTCTGGATAAACGCCATGCCTGCCGCGACCAGGCCCCAGGTCAGCATGATGCGGGTCAGCCAGAGGCGAGCGCCGACTTTCTGCAGAAGGATGTTGGAGGGCACCTCGAACAGTGCGTAGCCGATGAAGAACAGACCGGCGCCCAGGCCGTAGGCGGCAGCGCCAATACCCAGGTCGTGTTCCATGTGGGCGCGGACGAAGCCGATGTTCACGCGGTCAATGTAATTGACGATGAACATGATCACGAACAGCGGCAAGACGTGACGTTTGACTTTCGAGATGGCGGACTTGAGCACCGAATCGGCGCCATCGTCCATGGCTGATATGGATGTTTTCACTGCGTTTTCTCCCACTCGTTATTTTTATGCGGGGTGCGGCTGAGCGCTGCGTTGTTGATAGACATCATACAACTGCATTTTTTCATGCTGCAATAGGTTTTTCCGAATAAAACGGCGCTATAGCGCCTATTTTTATTCCTTGGTGGGTGGTTTTTGGCGGATTGATTGAAAGATTTTTCGACTTGTTGTTGACTGTTGTCATACAAGTTAGGCGGTGTTTTTTGAGTTTTAGGGTGAGGGCAGTGCTACGATTGCGCTAGTTCTGCTTTTGGATGATCGCCATGCAAGAAGATCTCGATGCACCTGCCCGCAAGCGCAGCCACAACCTGGCCCATGACCTGGTGGCCAAGCTGACCCAGAGCATCCTGCTCGGGCATATGTTGCCTGGCGCAAAGCTGCCGTCGGAGAACACGATTGTTCAGGAGCACGGTGTCAGTCGTACCGTGGTGCGGGAGGCGATTTCGAAGTTGCAGGCATCCGGCCTGGTGGAGACCCGGCACGGCATCGGCACCTTTGTGCTGGAGCGTGCGCCCGAACAGGGCTTGCGACTGAATGTCGATACGGCGCTGGGGGTGCGCAGCATTCTGGAATTGCGCATGGGCCTGGAAACCCAGGCGGCCGCACTGGCCGCCATTCGCCGCAGCGATCAACAGTTGGCGCAGATGCGCGAGGCGCTCGACGACTATCAGCGTCTGCTGGCCAACAATGACAGTTGTGTCGAAGCGGATCGGCGCTTCCATCTGCTGATCGCCGAAGCCACGGGCAATGTGTGCTTCACCGAGATCATGCAGCATCTGGGTAGCGCCATGATTCCGC
Proteins encoded in this window:
- a CDS encoding FadR/GntR family transcriptional regulator, with the translated sequence MQEDLDAPARKRSHNLAHDLVAKLTQSILLGHMLPGAKLPSENTIVQEHGVSRTVVREAISKLQASGLVETRHGIGTFVLERAPEQGLRLNVDTALGVRSILELRMGLETQAAALAAIRRSDQQLAQMREALDDYQRLLANNDSCVEADRRFHLLIAEATGNVCFTEIMQHLGSAMIPRTRVNAAERGAVDLSKLGELANLEHEAILNAIKRQDPDAARAAMWLHLTNSRDRFSPAGS